GTAGCAGGCCACGGCCTCGGCCAGTCGGCCGCGGTTGCGATGAAAGCGCGCCAGATGGACGTGCACGAAGGGGCAGGCCGGCAGCAGGGCGGCCGCGCGCGTCAGGCGGGACTGGGCGGCCTCTTCGTTGCCCGATTCGAGTGCCATCAGGGCTTCGGCGTAGTGGTAGAGGCCCTCGCGGGTCATGTCGCTGAGCCGTGCCTGCTCCAGCAGGAGCACCGCGTTGTCCTGACGGCCCCTGCGCAGGTTCAGCCAGGCCAGCAGGGCGCACACGGGGCCGCTCTCCGGGTGGTCCCTGCGGGCGGCCTCGGCGCGGGCGATGGCGTCGTCCGGCCGGCCGGCCATGTGCAGGGCGAAGACCCCGCGCATGAAGCAGGCGTTCGGCCCGGCCGGCGCCAGGTCAAGGAACCGGTCGGCGGCCACGTCCCACAGGCCGGCCTCGAGGAAGAACAGGGCTTCGGCGATCGCCACGGGATCGCGCGGCGGTTCGGGTGCGGGGGCGCCGGGGCCGAAGGCGGCCTCCAGCAGCCTCAGCCAGTCCGCGTCGGCGGCGTCCAGTTCCTGCCGCCGTCGGCTGGAGAGGTCCGCCTGCTCCTCGGAGAGCTGCACTGCCACGCGCAGGCTGTGCGCGACACGGCCCGTCGCCGCGTCATAGACGTCCACGCCCACCTGGCGTGCGGCCGCCGCTCCGGCGACGGCCACCCGGATCAGGACCGTGGCCGACCGGTTGTGAAGGGCGCGGACGATGGGGGCCGGCAGCGGGCCGGGCCGGGACCCCGCAGTCCGCACGTGGGCGGCGAACAGGGCCGTCTCCACGCCGTGCGCGGTCAGGCAGCCGGCCAGCACGCGCGTCGCATAGGCGTCCAGGAGCGGGGCGTCCGGCGCATCCAGCAGCATCACCGCCTCCGGGCGCCGGGGAAATGCCTCCATGGCGGCGGCGGCCGCCCCGTGCAGGGCCTCGATCAGGGACGCGACCGTCGGTGCGGTCTCGGGCGCCTCGGCGGGTCCGTCCCCGGCGGCGCTCACGGCGCTCGCCGCCAGCAGGGCGGCCATGCACACGCTCAGCCACGCCGCGTGCAGCGGCCGGCGCGGCCGTTCCGATCTGCGATGTCCCTCTCCGTCCACTCACGACTCCTCGGGAAGAGGCAGGGGGCTTCCATTCGGCACCGCGTTGTTTTGACGGCTCCGGCGGCCGCCAACTATAATCGCCATCATAGCCGGAGTCCCCCTGAAAAGAAAAACGCCCGTCCATGTCCACCCGGTCGTTTCGCATCATCACCGCCCGCACGGCGGGGTTCTGTATGGGCGTGCGCCGCGCCGTCGGCATGGCGCTGGGAGCGGCCGACGAGCCGGGACACCCGCGGCCCATCCGCACGCACGGCCCCCTGATCCACAACCGCCAGGTTCTGCAGGTGCTGGAGCGGCGCGACGTACGGACGCTGGCGGACGGCGAGCGTCCGGAGGGCGGCACGGTCCTGGTCCGGGCGCACGGGCTGGCGCGCGAGGAGCGCGAGGCGCTGGACGCCGGCCCGTGCGCGGTGCTGGACGCCACCTGTCCGCACGTGCACCGTCTGCAGCGGATCGTTCAGGAGCAGGCCGCGCGCGGGTACGCCTGCATCGTCGTCGGCGACGCCGGCCACGCCGAGGTCACCGGCGTGCTCAGCTACGCCGGCCCGGCCGGCTACATCGTCTCCGGCCCGGACGACGTCGACGCGCTGCCGCCGCTGGACAAGGTCATCGTGGTGGCGCAGACGACGCAGGACGAGGACCTCTTCCGCCGCACCGCCGCGCGCGCGCAGGAGCGCTTTGCCGAGTGCGTCACCTTCGACACGGTCTGCCGTTCCACCGAACGGCGCCAGACCGAGGCGCGCGAACTGGCCGGCCGCGTGGACGCCATGGTCGTGGTCGGCGGCTACCACAGCGCGAACACCCGGCGGCTCGCCGACATCAGCCGGGCCACCGGCACGCCGACCTTCCACGTGGAGACCGAACGCGAACTGGACCTGGAGGCGGTGCTGCAGTACGGCACCGTGGGGCTGACGGCCGGCGCCTCGACCCCCAACTGGATGCTGCGCCGCGTCGTGCGGCGGCTGGAGGACGAGCACCTGCGGCGCACGGCCCTGCTGCGCTGCCTGATGCGCACGTTTGCCCGGGGGCTCGTGAACTCCAACCTGTTCGCCGCCGGCGGCACCGCCGCGCTCACGTACGCCTGCGCCCTGCTGCTGCCGGTGCGGCCTGTGCAACTGGGGGTCTGCATGGCGGTCTCGTTCTTCTTCGTGCTGAGCCAGCACCTTCTGAACCAGCACGGCCGGCGCGAATCGCTGTACCTGAGCGAGCCGGACCGCGCGGACTTCTTCATGGCCAACGAGGGGCCCCTGTTCGCGCTGGCCGTGGCGTCGTCGCTGCTGGCCATCTTCCTGGCATCGTTCCTGGGGTGGTGGCCGTTCGGGCTGGTGGCGGCGGGCACGGCGGGCGGGCTGGCCTACCGATGGCCGCTCCCCAGGGTGCTCGGGGAGCGCCTGCGGCTGCGCAGCCTGGAGCACGTGCCGGGGTCCAAGGAGCTGTTCGTGGGGCTGGCCTGGGGCACGCTGGCGGGGCTGGTGCCCGCCCTGGCCGCAGGCGGCGGGCCCGGGCAGTGGGCGGCCGCCGCCGTGGCCTTCGCCATCGCGTTTCTGCTGGCCTATCAGCGCAGCCTGGCGCTGGACCTGCGCGACGTCGAGGGCGATCAGCTCGTGGGCCGGGAGACGCTGGCCGGCATCCTGGGCGGACGGGCCGCCCGGCGGGTCCTCTGGGCGCTGGCCGTGCTCCTGGGGGTGGTGCTGGCGCTGGCATGCCTGGCCGGATGGACCACCGGGTTCTGCCTGCCCCTGCTGTTCTGCGTGCCGTATGTGCCGGCCACCTACGTGATGCTGCGTCGCTGGCACAGGCGGGAGGCGGAGCCGGCCGAGATCCTCGTGGACGCCGGATTCTACCTGCTCGGGGCCGTCGGACTGGTCTTCGGCGCGTGAGGTCCCCCGCGCGTTCGAGCCCCCGCCGCCCGGGCGACGGAGATATCGGACATGGGAATGGCTCTCAACGGTTGACTTGCCGCTTAAAAACGCTAACATGTAGCCGCGTGGCGAGACCCGCTTCTGCGATACGTAGCCAAGGGGAGAGGGGACCATGGAGCACATCGGCCGGTTCGAACTGGGTGCGGAGATCGACAGAGGCCCTCTGAGCGTGACGTACGAGGCGGAGGACAGCGGGACGCCATGCGTCCTCCAGGTGATCGCCGAGGACGCCGTGCCGGTCGAGCCGGGGCTGCGGGCAGGGCTGGTCAAGGCGCTTGAGGGCCTCAAGGCGATCGAGCATCCCTCCATTGTGCGCGTGCTGGATGCCGGCGAGGCCGACGGCCGGGTGTTCATCGCCTCGGAACGGATGCGGTGTGCAACCCTTCAGGAGACCATCGCCGAGGCCGAGCGCCTGGAGGAGCAGCAGGTTGTCCTGTTCGTCCGCCAGATGGCGCAGGCCCTCGACAAGGCCCATGGCGCCGGCTACTGCCACGGCGACCTGAACGCCCGCAACGTCTTCGTCGTCTCGCCCGAGAAGGTAAAGCTGTCCGCATTCGCCGTCAAGGCCCTGCTGGAGGAGCCCCCGGACGCGTCGGCACTGGACGCGGAGGCGGGAGAGGGAGAGGGGGGCGAGGACTGGCTGACGGCCGAGGACCTGCTGCGCAGCAAGAGCAGACGGCTGCTGGTCGACAGGGTCCAGCAGGACCTCGTCGGCCTGGCCGTGCTGATGCTGAACATGCTGGGCTACGAGGTGCCCGAGCGGGATGAGGACGAGGCCCTGGTGGCCTACCGGGAGTACATCCTGGACCAGTATTCCAGCGTGCTGACCGATCCGGCGACCGGCGTCGGCGCGCGGGCGGGCGAGGTGGCCCGGCGCCTGCTGACGACCGGCGGCTTCGAGAGTCCGGGCGAGGTCGTCGTGGAGCTGGCCAGCGCGATGCTGGTGGGGCGGGGCGTCGGGCGCAGCCGGCCGGTGGAGGACGAGGCGTCGCCGGAGCCGGAGGAGCCGGCGGCCGCCGAGGCCCCCGCAGCGGAGGGGGGGCTGGCCCCCCTGGAGTTCAAGGGCGATTCGCGCACGGCGGACTTCACTCCGTTTTTCGTCTGGACCGACCGCCGCGGCGGCCGGTTCCTGATCATCCACGACGGCGAACGGCTGGCCATCGGGCGGGATCCGGACGTCAGTGACTGGACCCTGATGGACCCGGCGATCTCGCGGCGTCACTGCTACCTGAGCAAGGAGAACGGCGTTCTGCGGGTCCAGGATCTGGGCAGCAGCAACGGCACGTTCGTGAACGGCGAGCGCGTGGAAGAGGCCGAGGTGGGCCCGAGCGACGAACTGCGTGTGGGGACGACGCGGTTCCTCATGGGGTTGGCTGACAGGGAGTAGCGCGGGCCTGCGTCCGGCGACTCGGGGTGCGCCTCGAGCCGCCACGGTGGCGACCGCCTCCGCGCACCGGGTGCGGAAGGCGGCTGATTGCACTGGTCCGGCGCAGAGAGACAATGGCAAAGCTCCTGAAGCGGCTTTTTGCCTTCCGCAAGGCCCCGTACGGCGGCTTCGTGCCGGAAGAGAAGATCGCCCACGGGGGGATGAGCACGATCTGGCGGGCACGGCATCCGCAGACGGGGACCGCCTTCGCCCTGAAGATCCTCACTCCCGAGTCCGCCGAGCTGCAGGACTCCTTCGGCAAGGTCTTCGCCGCCGAAGAGGGCAAGACGGCCCTGGGCCTGAACCACCCGAACGTCATCAAGACCTACGAGTACGGTCGACAGGGGCGCAACGAGTACTACATCGTGATGGAGTACGTCGATGGGCCGAACCTGGAGACGCTGATCCTCCTGCACTCGCCCCGCGTCCGCGAGAACCGCTTCGACCTGCTGCTGCAGGTCGGCTCCGGGCTGGCCTACATCCACGAACAGGGCCTGATCCACCGGGACTTCTGCCCCAAGAACGTGCTGTACGGCAGCGACGGCGTCGCCAAGATCGTGGACTTCGGCCTGAGCATCCCGGCGGGGGTCAGGAGCCCGTTGGCGGAGGCGCGGGCCGGGACGGCCAGCTACATGGCGCCGGAGCAGATCCGCAGCCAGCCGCTGGACGAGCGTGCCGACGTCTACGCGTTCGGCCTCTCCGCGTTCGAGATCCTGACGTGCCGGCGTCCCTTCCCGGTCAGTTCGGATCGCAGCCGGCGCATGCAGAACCGGCTCAACACCGAGCCGCTCAAGCTCCGGCAGGTCGACCCCGGGCTGTCCGAACGGCTCGAGGCCATCATCGGGAAATGCATTGAAAAGGACCGGGAGATGCGCTATAAGTCCATGCTGGAGGTCATGAGACATCTGCGGGCCGCGGTGGAAGCCGCGTCATCCGGCAGCGGCTGATCACTTACACGCGCGTTGCAGGAAGGGAAGGCCCTATGAACCCGCGCCTCCGTGTTGACGTTGGCCGACAGGTGGGCTTCGAGTACGAGATCCCGCCCAAGGAGGAGACCGAGGCCGTCTGGCTGGGCCGGGGGGGGTTCTGC
This is a stretch of genomic DNA from Candidatus Brocadiaceae bacterium. It encodes these proteins:
- a CDS encoding tetratricopeptide repeat protein — its product is MDGEGHRRSERPRRPLHAAWLSVCMAALLAASAVSAAGDGPAEAPETAPTVASLIEALHGAAAAAMEAFPRRPEAVMLLDAPDAPLLDAYATRVLAGCLTAHGVETALFAAHVRTAGSRPGPLPAPIVRALHNRSATVLIRVAVAGAAAARQVGVDVYDAATGRVAHSLRVAVQLSEEQADLSSRRRQELDAADADWLRLLEAAFGPGAPAPEPPRDPVAIAEALFFLEAGLWDVAADRFLDLAPAGPNACFMRGVFALHMAGRPDDAIARAEAARRDHPESGPVCALLAWLNLRRGRQDNAVLLLEQARLSDMTREGLYHYAEALMALESGNEEAAQSRLTRAAALLPACPFVHVHLARFHRNRGRLAEAVACYRLALGAGDGRPETWAELAMALRALGRDEEALRALREAFAITSGSIAINRQLAAILRLQGRHEDALDVLRRAAQTHPHDPGVLAAYGDAALQMWRTEDARRAFEDAAALNSRFPYASVQLANTLAARREHAQARTILEALLAEQPEYAPARIALGRLLGRMDRFEEAVRVLEASTVQPDHEADARLALAEVHMAAGRASDAVASAQIAASSRPDARSFATLSRAFLAAGEPARAETAARTGLEHDARSDAALLALASALDTRNHREEAVREAERALAANPYSVEALETAGRLALDGDDAERCVEFWQKALELNPWNAELHLQLGLVLGRRLDRWEAARDHLVRYAELGQQHAQES
- the ispH gene encoding 4-hydroxy-3-methylbut-2-enyl diphosphate reductase, with product MSTRSFRIITARTAGFCMGVRRAVGMALGAADEPGHPRPIRTHGPLIHNRQVLQVLERRDVRTLADGERPEGGTVLVRAHGLAREEREALDAGPCAVLDATCPHVHRLQRIVQEQAARGYACIVVGDAGHAEVTGVLSYAGPAGYIVSGPDDVDALPPLDKVIVVAQTTQDEDLFRRTAARAQERFAECVTFDTVCRSTERRQTEARELAGRVDAMVVVGGYHSANTRRLADISRATGTPTFHVETERELDLEAVLQYGTVGLTAGASTPNWMLRRVVRRLEDEHLRRTALLRCLMRTFARGLVNSNLFAAGGTAALTYACALLLPVRPVQLGVCMAVSFFFVLSQHLLNQHGRRESLYLSEPDRADFFMANEGPLFALAVASSLLAIFLASFLGWWPFGLVAAGTAGGLAYRWPLPRVLGERLRLRSLEHVPGSKELFVGLAWGTLAGLVPALAAGGGPGQWAAAAVAFAIAFLLAYQRSLALDLRDVEGDQLVGRETLAGILGGRAARRVLWALAVLLGVVLALACLAGWTTGFCLPLLFCVPYVPATYVMLRRWHRREAEPAEILVDAGFYLLGAVGLVFGA
- a CDS encoding FHA domain-containing protein — encoded protein: MEHIGRFELGAEIDRGPLSVTYEAEDSGTPCVLQVIAEDAVPVEPGLRAGLVKALEGLKAIEHPSIVRVLDAGEADGRVFIASERMRCATLQETIAEAERLEEQQVVLFVRQMAQALDKAHGAGYCHGDLNARNVFVVSPEKVKLSAFAVKALLEEPPDASALDAEAGEGEGGEDWLTAEDLLRSKSRRLLVDRVQQDLVGLAVLMLNMLGYEVPERDEDEALVAYREYILDQYSSVLTDPATGVGARAGEVARRLLTTGGFESPGEVVVELASAMLVGRGVGRSRPVEDEASPEPEEPAAAEAPAAEGGLAPLEFKGDSRTADFTPFFVWTDRRGGRFLIIHDGERLAIGRDPDVSDWTLMDPAISRRHCYLSKENGVLRVQDLGSSNGTFVNGERVEEAEVGPSDELRVGTTRFLMGLADRE
- a CDS encoding serine/threonine protein kinase, with the protein product MAKLLKRLFAFRKAPYGGFVPEEKIAHGGMSTIWRARHPQTGTAFALKILTPESAELQDSFGKVFAAEEGKTALGLNHPNVIKTYEYGRQGRNEYYIVMEYVDGPNLETLILLHSPRVRENRFDLLLQVGSGLAYIHEQGLIHRDFCPKNVLYGSDGVAKIVDFGLSIPAGVRSPLAEARAGTASYMAPEQIRSQPLDERADVYAFGLSAFEILTCRRPFPVSSDRSRRMQNRLNTEPLKLRQVDPGLSERLEAIIGKCIEKDREMRYKSMLEVMRHLRAAVEAASSGSG